The Neorhizobium sp. NCHU2750 genome has a window encoding:
- a CDS encoding tripartite tricarboxylate transporter TctB family protein — protein MQIDDNSVGDKTNVPLGTFLIVIGLAALWVARGYETGTFISMGPGFFPKTVSGCLILLGALIILFRGRDLPPAEASDVEPIKTAARLRIIGCITASNIVFAATLVPLGLPVATFLMVVIAGFGHETSRPLTILATALILAVLATLLFASLLGLQIPVLPEALQ, from the coding sequence GTGCAAATCGACGATAACAGCGTTGGCGACAAGACCAACGTGCCACTCGGCACGTTCCTGATCGTCATAGGTCTCGCCGCCCTTTGGGTGGCGCGAGGCTACGAGACTGGAACCTTCATCAGCATGGGGCCGGGCTTCTTTCCGAAGACTGTATCCGGCTGCCTGATCTTGTTGGGAGCGCTCATCATCCTGTTTCGCGGCAGGGACCTGCCGCCGGCAGAAGCGAGCGATGTCGAACCGATCAAGACCGCGGCCCGGCTGCGGATCATCGGCTGCATCACCGCCTCCAATATCGTCTTTGCGGCGACGCTGGTTCCGCTCGGCCTGCCGGTTGCGACATTCCTGATGGTGGTCATTGCCGGTTTCGGACATGAGACATCGCGCCCGCTGACGATCCTGGCGACGGCCCTGATACTCGCAGTTCTCGCCACGCTCCTATTTGCGTCATTGCTTGGGCTGCAGATCCCCGTGCTTCCGGAGGCGCTGCAATGA